Proteins encoded in a region of the Campylobacter geochelonis genome:
- a CDS encoding AAA family ATPase, with product MEKIIFENIENEDIFVSDYKKLIRNNEIDFSREGISVIYGPNGTGKTSLVKVLSSEKGTKVKYTYGGEEYTDGSQFFVINDQNNRNIIQGETKDFLLGDNIKKEFELQEYIENEYNRLCTESISILKNNYNVSSSSNKSIDCFSEWASVQNIIKDLMNNRSKGTKTGVDAYILEFEKHTQITIHDYEQDKLDYIISDLSEKNPLIIEIETIDTNKLSNNSHIKEIEENTEAIKILSRFSYKDQCIVCDSNEIDYENLLSKKSKNKEEIIKTLDAKTKKIVEKIIANVSEKEPFRIKDIMLGAIETGNLSDVLLLKKSIKEHKNIFANKAIKELVQLYKSSDIKIKNEEYQKLINQKPDITEEDFLYIEQIISNNMSKKLQIIRDDKKNIKIVLENKDFLGINREELPLSSGEQNFLSLTFEFLKAKNSDKPIIILDDPISSFDSIYKNKIAYAIVKILQNKKRVILTHNVDLLRLLDGQLKKCFRLFLFNNTENEENGFIALNSDERDMLINLDELLKTFREKIYEHIKDVELFLISLIPFMRGYSTMINDNDIKENLTQLMHGYKTNTVDIAECYIKLFGNKNNIIPNNYKVNVDDMLNKTVDGKEIVDKEKYPLLNRTLVHSFTYLFLRLLIEKKLVSKYNIDTESKSGAKQLGQIISKAFPENSKNSDNIKNRVFLTTKKTLLNEFNHFEGNMSIFQPAIDITDHMLGKEKTDILAFVNKL from the coding sequence GTGGAGAAGATTATTTTTGAAAACATTGAAAATGAAGATATTTTTGTATCAGATTATAAAAAGCTTATTAGAAATAATGAAATAGATTTTTCCAGAGAAGGAATTTCTGTAATTTATGGTCCTAATGGAACTGGTAAAACAAGTTTAGTAAAGGTTTTATCATCCGAAAAGGGAACAAAAGTAAAGTATACTTATGGTGGAGAAGAATATACGGATGGTTCTCAATTTTTTGTGATAAACGATCAAAATAACAGAAATATCATACAAGGAGAAACTAAAGATTTTTTATTAGGAGACAACATAAAAAAAGAATTTGAATTACAGGAGTATATAGAAAATGAATATAATAGACTTTGCACTGAAAGCATTTCTATTTTAAAAAACAATTACAATGTATCTTCAAGCAGTAATAAATCTATAGATTGCTTTTCTGAATGGGCAAGTGTTCAAAATATAATTAAAGATTTAATGAATAACAGAAGTAAAGGGACTAAAACTGGTGTGGATGCCTATATTTTGGAATTTGAAAAGCATACTCAAATAACCATTCATGACTATGAACAAGATAAGTTAGATTATATTATTTCTGATTTATCAGAAAAGAATCCTCTTATTATTGAAATTGAAACGATAGATACAAATAAGTTATCTAATAATTCTCATATAAAGGAGATAGAAGAAAATACAGAAGCCATAAAGATACTTTCACGCTTCAGCTACAAAGACCAGTGCATAGTTTGTGATTCAAATGAAATTGATTATGAAAATTTATTAAGTAAAAAATCCAAAAACAAGGAAGAGATTATAAAGACATTAGATGCAAAAACTAAAAAAATTGTTGAAAAGATAATTGCTAATGTAAGTGAAAAAGAACCGTTTAGAATAAAAGATATTATGCTAGGAGCAATTGAAACAGGAAATTTGAGTGATGTTTTGTTACTCAAGAAGTCTATTAAAGAACATAAGAATATATTTGCAAACAAGGCAATTAAGGAATTGGTGCAACTCTATAAATCTTCTGATATAAAGATAAAAAATGAAGAATATCAAAAATTGATAAATCAGAAGCCAGATATCACAGAGGAAGATTTTTTATATATTGAGCAGATTATTAGTAACAATATGAGTAAGAAACTGCAGATAATTAGAGATGATAAGAAAAATATAAAAATTGTTTTAGAGAATAAAGATTTTCTTGGGATTAACAGAGAAGAATTGCCATTAAGTTCAGGAGAACAAAATTTTCTATCATTAACATTTGAATTTTTGAAAGCAAAAAACTCTGACAAACCAATTATAATACTAGATGATCCTATTTCTAGCTTTGATTCTATTTATAAAAATAAAATAGCTTATGCAATAGTTAAGATATTACAGAATAAGAAAAGGGTTATTTTGACTCATAATGTAGATCTATTAAGACTTTTAGATGGACAATTGAAAAAATGCTTTAGGTTATTTTTATTCAATAACACAGAGAATGAAGAAAATGGGTTTATAGCATTAAATTCTGATGAACGTGATATGCTTATTAACCTTGATGAACTGTTAAAAACATTTAGAGAAAAGATTTATGAACATATAAAAGATGTAGAATTATTTTTGATTTCGTTAATTCCTTTTATGAGAGGATATTCAACAATGATTAATGATAATGATATTAAAGAAAATCTAACTCAATTAATGCATGGATATAAAACAAATACAGTTGATATAGCAGAATGTTATATAAAGTTATTCGGGAATAAGAATAATATAATTCCTAATAATTATAAAGTAAATGTTGATGATATGTTGAATAAAACTGTTGATGGAAAGGAAATTGTTGATAAAGAGAAATATCCATTATTAAATCGTACACTAGTACATTCATTTACTTATTTGTTTTTAAGATTATTGATAGAGAAAAAATTAGTGTCAAAGTATAACATAGATACTGAAAGTAAGAGTGGAGCTAAGCAACTTGGACAGATAATCTCAAAAGCTTTTCCTGAAAATAGTAAAAATAGTGATAATATAAAAAATAGAGTTTTTCTTACAACAAAGAAAACTTTGTTGAATGAATTTAATCATTTTGAGGGCAATATGAGTATTTTTCAGCCGGCAATTGACATTACTGATCATATGTTGGGAAAGGAGAAAACAGATATTTTAGCTTTTGTAAACAAATTATAG
- a CDS encoding tetratricopeptide repeat protein, protein MKRLFLVVVAFVNLTFAEDVKLENLQSISYDYLMERILDGNEKFSCDNFMNILKECEQKSANSCYKIGFLHLKGSCVEQNKEYALEYFRYACKLGNVNSCLLSGWLFEYYKKDLDLALEYYKISCDINYIFCNDLAFFYKHKKKDEKNAMYYFDKACSVGNLTACGNLAFILEKKSGVSEYSIALNQKACNGGIKHSCHNLARNFEKNNKINIAMKIYKENCNNGFYASCHNLGVALAKQNLNMDAKVFYKKACDGGIMSSCNNLGYIANNKKDALNYFKKACDGGDKNGCENLNKIYNKEK, encoded by the coding sequence TTGAAAAGATTATTTTTGGTTGTAGTAGCTTTTGTAAATTTAACATTTGCAGAAGACGTGAAATTAGAAAATTTACAAAGCATATCCTATGATTATCTCATGGAAAGAATATTGGACGGCAACGAAAAATTTTCTTGTGATAATTTTATGAATATCTTAAAAGAATGCGAACAAAAATCAGCAAATTCATGTTATAAAATCGGGTTTTTGCATTTAAAAGGTAGCTGTGTAGAACAAAATAAAGAATATGCGCTTGAGTATTTTAGGTATGCGTGCAAATTAGGTAATGTAAATAGCTGTTTGCTAAGTGGTTGGTTATTTGAATATTATAAAAAAGATTTAGATTTGGCTTTAGAATACTACAAAATATCATGCGATATAAATTATATATTTTGTAATGATTTAGCATTTTTTTATAAGCACAAGAAAAAAGATGAAAAAAATGCTATGTATTATTTTGATAAAGCATGTTCGGTGGGAAATTTAACAGCATGTGGAAATCTGGCTTTTATCTTGGAAAAAAAGAGTGGTGTTAGTGAGTATTCAATTGCTCTAAATCAAAAAGCTTGCAATGGTGGTATTAAGCACTCTTGTCATAATCTAGCGCGAAACTTTGAAAAAAATAACAAAATAAATATTGCTATGAAAATATATAAAGAAAACTGCAACAATGGTTTTTATGCCTCTTGCCATAACTTAGGAGTTGCATTAGCGAAGCAAAATCTAAATATGGATGCAAAAGTGTTTTATAAAAAAGCTTGCGACGGTGGTATTATGAGCTCGTGCAATAATTTAGGTTATATAGCAAATAATAAAAAAGATGCCTTAAACTACTTTAAAAAAGCTTGCGATGGTGGCGATAAAAATGGTTGTGAGAATTTAAATAAAATATATAATAAGGAAAAATAA
- a CDS encoding dehypoxanthine futalosine cyclase, with amino-acid sequence MSIEEAVNLIENATLCELGEMAFAKKLELHPDRLTSFVIDRNINYTNACWVDCKFCAFYRHVNEDEAYLLSFEEIGKKIEELIAIGGTQILFQGGVHPKLKIEWYEDLVEYIAKKYPTITIHGFSAVEIDYIAKISKISTLEVLQRLQKKGLYSMPGAGAEVLSDRVRDIVAPKKCDTATWLRIHEEAHSIGMKTTATMMFGTVETNLEIVEHLNYIRELQDRTGGFRAFILWSFQGKNTRLLESHPEIMKQSSNRYLRLLAVARLFLDNFANIQSSWVTQGSHIGQLALKFGANDLGSTMMEENVVKAAGASFRMSSDEMIELIKDIGEIPAKRNTNYDILEVYA; translated from the coding sequence ATAAGCATAGAAGAAGCTGTAAATTTAATCGAAAATGCCACTTTATGCGAGCTTGGTGAGATGGCATTTGCTAAAAAGCTTGAGCTTCATCCAGACCGTTTAACAAGCTTTGTGATTGATAGAAATATAAATTATACAAATGCTTGTTGGGTGGATTGTAAATTTTGTGCGTTTTATCGACATGTAAACGAAGATGAGGCGTATTTGCTAAGCTTTGAAGAGATTGGCAAAAAAATAGAAGAGCTAATCGCAATCGGCGGCACGCAAATCCTTTTTCAAGGTGGCGTTCATCCAAAGCTTAAAATCGAGTGGTATGAGGACTTAGTCGAATATATAGCAAAAAAGTATCCTACTATAACAATTCATGGATTTTCAGCAGTTGAAATCGACTATATCGCAAAGATTAGCAAAATTTCCACCCTTGAAGTGCTTCAAAGACTCCAAAAAAAGGGACTTTATAGTATGCCAGGAGCTGGAGCAGAGGTGCTAAGCGATAGAGTTAGAGATATCGTAGCGCCTAAGAAGTGCGACACTGCCACGTGGCTAAGAATTCACGAAGAAGCCCACAGTATCGGTATGAAAACAACAGCAACGATGATGTTTGGCACGGTTGAAACAAATTTAGAGATAGTAGAGCATCTAAACTACATAAGAGAGCTTCAAGATAGAACTGGTGGCTTTAGAGCCTTTATTTTATGGAGTTTTCAAGGCAAAAACACAAGACTTTTAGAGTCTCATCCAGAGATTATGAAGCAGTCATCAAATCGATATCTAAGGCTGCTAGCGGTTGCAAGACTGTTTTTGGATAACTTTGCAAATATCCAAAGCTCATGGGTAACTCAAGGAAGTCATATCGGACAACTTGCGCTTAAATTTGGTGCAAACGACTTAGGCTCAACGATGATGGAAGAAAATGTTGTAAAAGCCGCAGGAGCGAGCTTTAGAATGAGTAGCGATGAGATGATAGAGCTTATTAAAGATATAGGCGAAATTCCAGCTAAGAGAAATACAAATTACGATATATTGGAAGTTTATGCATGA
- a CDS encoding SPFH domain-containing protein yields the protein MESFVVFVVVVCVLVAMFLKAGIKVVSQSDLMVIERLGKFHRVLDGGFHIIIPFIDQVRATLTAREQLVDITKQQVITKDNVNIAVDGIVFLKIFDGKMAVYNVEDYKRAISNLAMTTLRGEIGGMLLDDTLSSRDRLNGALQMALGDAANNWGVKIMRVEISEISVPEGIEEAMNMQMKAEREKRAIELKAEAEKAALIRNAEGLKQEKVLEAEAIERMADAKKYEQIALAEGQKDAMDNINMAMGASEFAAQYLLAQNRISAFNELAKSPSKDKILVPYEVTELVGSLSLVKEFLSKKNSKETR from the coding sequence ATGGAGAGTTTTGTTGTTTTTGTCGTGGTTGTGTGCGTTTTGGTGGCTATGTTTTTAAAAGCTGGTATTAAGGTCGTATCGCAGTCGGATTTGATGGTCATAGAAAGGCTGGGTAAATTTCACAGAGTTTTAGATGGCGGATTTCACATCATCATACCATTTATCGATCAAGTAAGAGCGACTCTAACAGCTCGAGAACAGCTTGTTGATATCACAAAACAGCAAGTTATAACAAAAGATAACGTAAATATCGCCGTTGATGGGATAGTGTTTTTAAAGATTTTTGATGGGAAAATGGCGGTTTATAATGTTGAGGATTATAAACGAGCCATATCAAATTTAGCCATGACAACGCTTCGTGGCGAAATCGGCGGTATGCTCCTTGATGATACACTTTCATCGCGTGATAGGCTAAATGGTGCGCTTCAGATGGCTTTAGGAGATGCGGCAAATAACTGGGGTGTAAAGATTATGCGCGTGGAAATTTCTGAAATTTCAGTTCCAGAAGGCATAGAAGAGGCGATGAATATGCAGATGAAAGCCGAGCGTGAAAAACGCGCCATTGAGCTTAAAGCTGAAGCTGAAAAGGCAGCACTTATCCGCAACGCAGAGGGCTTAAAGCAAGAAAAAGTGCTAGAAGCAGAAGCAATCGAACGAATGGCAGATGCGAAAAAATACGAGCAAATCGCCTTAGCAGAAGGTCAAAAAGATGCGATGGATAACATAAATATGGCGATGGGTGCTTCGGAATTTGCAGCACAGTATCTATTAGCGCAAAATAGAATTTCAGCCTTTAACGAGCTTGCAAAAAGTCCAAGTAAGGATAAAATTTTGGTTCCATATGAAGTTACCGAGCTTGTTGGATCGCTATCTTTGGTAAAAGAGTTTTTATCTAAGAAAAACAGCAAGGAAACGCGATGA